The DNA window CGGCTATACTGTTAAAGATGTGTCTGGTCTGATACGCTTTGAGCAGATACGAAACCATTTATGGCTTTATCCGGATTCCAATATTGCCGGCCTGGCTCACGAGCTCGGCTATACGGACCAGGCCCACCTAAGCAGGGAATTCAAACGCTACAGCGGTACTACGCCAGCGGCATTCGCACGAAAAGCCAAAAAGGAAAACAAACCGTAAACAACGATTTTGTCGTGTTTATACAAGCTTACGCTAAGCCCATTCCGGAATTTTGTGTTTCAATTATGCTAATATGAAAGTTACACTTGAAAACACGGAATCCGCGCAAAATCATGCTATTTACGATGTTATCATTTCCGGTGCAGGGCCTGTAGGATTATTCCTCGCCTGTGAACTGGCCCTGGCCCAATGTTCTGTCCTGGTACTCGAAAAGGCGGAGCATCCGCACTCACCATTAAAACAACTTCCTTTCGGAATGCGGGGGCTCTCAGCACCTACTGTTGAAGCGTTTTACCGTCGTGGGCTGTTAGATCAACTTGAAATACCCAAACGCGTTAAAAATCCCCATAGCAGCCCAACTACCGCGCAAGGGCTACCACTCCGTCGTCAGGCCGGACACTTCGCCGGTATTCCATTTCATTTCGATAATATTGACACCTCCCAGTGGAAGTATCGTCTGCCGGGCTCCACCGACACCTCTTTATTGTCTGAAATGGAAGAGCTGGAATCTGTGCTGACACACCGTGCAGAAGCCCTGGGTGTGCACATCAGGCGCGGTTTTGCCATTACAGGCTTCCATCAAAACGAGGATGGGGTGACTGTTCAGGCTGGTGACGGGGCTTTTAAAGGTCAGTGGCTCGTAGGTTGTGATGGCAGCCGCAGCGTTGTCCGCAAGATGGGCGGTTTCGAATTCGCCGGTACAGAGCCGGAATTTACCGGTTATTCTACACTAATGGATATTGCAGACCCCGAAAAACTTGGCCATGGCCGCAATCTCACGGCAACAGGTATGTATCTGCAATCGCAGCCAGGCTATGTGATCATACAGGATTTTGATGGCGGAGCATTTCATAATACAGAAAAGCCCGTCACGCTGGAACATGTGCAGGAGGTTTTACGCCGTATCTCGAATACCGATGTAACTATCAAGGCCCTGCATGTAGCGACTACCTGGACTGACAGGGCACGGCAGGCCACTGCCTACCGCAATGGACACGTACTTTTAGCCGGCGATGCCGCGCATATTCATTCGCCGTTGGGAGGTCAGGGGCTTAATCTCGGACTGGGTGATGCTATGAACCTGGGCTGGAAGCTCGCCGCAACCATCCAAAAGAAAGCACCGGCAGGCTTGCTGGACAGTTATCATACGGAACGACACCCAATTGGTGTACAGGTGCTGGATTGGTCACGGGCCCAGGTTGCTATCATGAAACCTGAACCGCCCGCCCGCGCGCTGAATGCAATTGTCCGCGACCTGATGAATACACGCGATGGTGCTACTTATATTGCGGGAAGGGTATGGGGTATTTTCACACACTATCATCTCGGTGGCGATCATCCACTGACAGGTCACAGTGTCCCCAACTTTGCGTTCGAAGATGGTACCACACTTGGCGAGTTAATGCACGATGGCCGCGGGATACTGCTTGATTTTGATAGAAATGTTTCCCTTAAAACGCTGGCGAATGAATATGGCGACCGAATCAGGTATATTTCAGGCAGTGTAAAAGACCGGTTAGGTATAAGTGCACTGCTGGTACGTCCTGATGGGATTGTCGCCTGGGCTTCTGACAATAACCCGGATTACAGTGAACTCCAAAAGGCCGCTGCCCGCTGGTTTTAGATCTATTTCAAATCGCACTGCTGGCACTTACCTGCAATTAAATCACATAAAACATTCGAGGTGTTCAGAAAAATGAGTGCCGTCCATCTTCAAAATTATTTGAACCCATTTCCAAATTAATAGTATCTTAGTAGCTAAGATATTTAGTTAATAAGATATAAGATGGATAAAGACTTGCTCAAAAAAATAAGGAAACTGAGCCAGCTGCATGCATATACCTCTATTCAGATGCACGAAGCCATCGGCCGAAAGGCAGGACTCACGGGTACCGACCACAAATATTTAGGGTTTTTAATACAAAAGGGGCAAATGACGGCAGGCGAGCTGGCGGCTTTAACAGGCCTGACCACCGGAGCTGTAACAGGTCTGATAGACAGACTCGAAAAGAAAAACCTGGTAAAAAGACAGTTTGCTGAAAACGACAGACGGAAGGTGATCATCGAACCCAATACGGATAACATCAATGCGCTTTTAGTGCCGCTTTACAAAGAATTCCGGAACAAGTCAGAAAAACTGATTGCTTCATTCTCCAACAAGGATGTCAAGGTGCTTGAAACCTACTTCTCAAAAGCAATCGAAATAATGAATGAAACAACAGATAAACTAAAAATATGAGTTCCTATATACTTGGTTTTCAGGAAGTCGATAAGACAAAGTTGGCCATGGTGGGGGGAAAGGGCGCGAACCTGGGAGAGCTTTCCAGGATAGAAGAAGTGCAGGTGCCGGATGGATTTTGTATCTCCACGGAAGCCTTTAGGCGAATCATGGAGGAAACGCCATCCATATACGAATTACTGGATCGGTTATCATTGCTAAAAACGGAAGACCGGGAGAAGATCGCTGAATTAAGCCGGGAGCTCCGTAGTGTTATTGAAGGAGTGACTATCCCTGAAGATATTAGTGAAGAGATCTCCCATCACCTTTTCCGACTTGGTGAAAAAAATGCCTATGCGGTACGGTCCAGCGCCACTGTAGAGGATTTGCCGGCAGCCTCTTTTGCCGGCCAGCAGGATACGTATCTGAACATCATCGGAAAAGCGGCCATCCTGCAGCATGTCAGCAGGTGCTGGGCCTCGCTGTTTACGGAGCGGGCAGTGACTTACCGTCTTCAGCAGGGTTTTGATCATCGTAAAGTATATCTGTCTGTGCTTATTCAGAAGATGGTCTTTCCACAGGCGGCAGGAATATTGTTTACTGCCGATCCTGTCACATCCAGCAGGAAGGTGGTGTCTATTGATGCGGGCTTCGGACTTGGAGAGGCACTCGTCTCCGGTCTGGTGAATGCAGATAGTTATAAGGTGAGTAATGGTAAGATAATCGACAAGAAAATATCCACTAAGAAACTGGCTATTTATGCAGTGAAAGAAGGAGGCACCAGGCAACAAGCGCTGGAGCCTGAGTGGCAGAACAGTCAGGTCCTGACGGATGAGCAGATTTTGCAGCTTGAACGCATAGGCAGAAAGATCGAAGCACATTTCGGTCATCCTCAGGATATCGAATGGTGTTGGGCAGATGATACCTGTTATATTGTCCAGAGCAGGCCTATCACTACTTTATATCCCATTCCTGAAACTAATGATGCTGAAAATCATGTCTATGTATCTGTAGGGCATCAGCAAATGATGACTGATCCCATAAAACCACTGGGATTGTCTTTTTTCCTGCTATTTACGCCCGCCCGCATGCGTACTGCAGGAGGAAGATTGTTTGTTGATGTGGCGCCTAATCTGTCTACACCGGCTGGCAGAGAATATTTGCTGAATACCATCGGACAATCCGATCCGCTTATAAAAGATGCGCTCCTGATTATCATGGAGCGGGAAGATTTTATAAAAGAGAACGAAGAACCGGATGCTAAAAGTCATCCGCCAAGATTGGATCTTCAGGCAACCATCGAAAACGATCCGGCCATCGTTGCTGATTTGATAAAGTGCTGTGAAACATCGCTGGAAGGGTTAAAACAAAACATCCAAGGGAAATCCGGACCGGGATTATTTGATTTTATCCGGGAAGATTTACAGCAACTGAGGAAGACGATGTTTGATGCGGGCAGTATACGGGTGATTATAGCTGCTATTAATGCTTCTGCATGGATCAATGAAAGGATGAATGCGTGGTTGGGTGAAAAAAATGTAGCGGATAAACTTTCTCAATCCGTACCCAACAATATTACTTCGGAAATGGGACTGGCACTGATGGATGTTGCAGATGTGATACGTCCTTATCGCGAAGTAACAGACTATTTACAACACGTAAAAGATGAGAACTTCCTGGATGGACTGATTCAATTTGAAGGTGGACAGGAGATCAGGGATACGCTTTACGCTTATCTTAACAAGTATGGAATGCGTTGTGCCGGGGAAATCGATTTTACTAAACCGCGTTGGAGCGAAAAGCCCGCCACACTCATTTCCATGATACTCAGTAATATCAGAAACTTTGAGCCTGGCGCCGGCAAACGAAAATTTGAGCAGGGACTAGAGGAAGCTTTCAGTAAAGAACAATCGTTATTGGAGCGACTGAAACTATTACCGGATGGCGAACAAAAAGCAGATGAAACAAAACGAAAGATCGACCTGATCAGAAATTTTAGTGGTTATCGTGAGTATCCGAAATACAGCATTGTAAATCATTACTTCGTTTATAAGCAGGCTTTGCTAAAGGAAGCAGAACAGCTTGTGCAGGCCGGTACCATCCAGGAAAAGGAAGACGTATACTATCTCACTTTTGAAGAATTTCAGGAGGTAGTACGTACCAATAAACTGGATTACCAGATCATCAGCAAACGAAAAGAGGAGTACAAATGGTATGAAAAACTGACGCCACCACGGGTTATCACATCTGATGGTGAAATTATAACGGGGAAGTATAAACGGGAAAATATCCCTGCGGAAGCTATTGCAGGGCTGCCTGTTTCTTCCGGAATAATAGAAGGGCGGGCCCGTGTTATCTTAAACATGGAAGATGCTGAGCTGGAAGAGGGAGATATATTGGTGACTGCTTTTACTGACCCCAGTTGGACACCGTTATTTGTAGCCATAAAAGGTCTGGTCACTGAAGTGGGTGGATTGATGACCCATGGAGCCGTCATAGCGCGGGAATACGGTCTGGCGGCAGTGGTGGGAGTGGAGAACGCGACCAGGCTGATCAAAGACGGACAGCGCATCCGGGTGAATGGAACAGGCGGATATGTGGAAATACTATAGGTTGATAAAAACAAAGAACCGGGGCTTATAACCCCGATTCTTTATTTTATAATAAAACGTTCCTGGGTTTTATTTGCCGGACACTTCTTTGGCGGCCTGCATAATGACAGCGGCTACTTTCTGCGGTTGTGATACATAAACAGCGTGACTGCCTTTGATCTCAGTAACCTTAGTGTTGGATCGTTTGTACATATTACGTTGGATGTCAGGGTTAATACTTTTGTCTTCTGTAGCAATGATGCCATAGGTGGGTTTGTTTCTCCAGGCGGCAGCAGTGACAGGAGTCGCAAAACATTTACCGTAAAAGGCACCTTGTGAGGCATACATGAATGCCGCTTCTTCCTTACTCAAATCAGCACAGAAACCTGCATGGAACTTTGTTTTATCATAGTAAACGATGCCTTTCTCATCCGGAGGCAGTACGCCATTCTCAGGAGCGGGTTTGGCAGTTTGAAACCATTGTATGGCAGACTCATTGTTGTCTGGCTGGAAAGCCGCGATATAAACCAATCCCGCAACTTTGGGGTGGTTACCGGCCTGCGTGATAACAACACCTCCCCAGGAGTGGCCGGCAAGGATAGCAGGACCATCCTGAGCATCCAGTGCAAGTTTGGTAGCTGTTACGTCGTCCTCCAGAGAAGTTAATGGATTTTGTACCACTGTAACATGGAAACCCTGTTTGGTAAGGGCTTCATAAACTCCCTTATAACCAGAACCATCAGCAAAGGCTCCATGTACCAACACTACATTTTTTACGGTTTGCGCAGTAGTTGCTGTAGTTGTGCCGGCTAAGGTGAAGAGGGCTATGATACCGGCTTTTAATGTGCTGAGTAAGGATTGCTTTTTCATTTTTTATTTCGTTGAAGTTTTTGTTTGAATCAACGATACAAAGATGAGACGAAAAGCAGCCATCGTTTATGAGCACATTGCCCGATTAGTTGTGATTATTTCCCTTCATTGGATATTACTGCGGCATTTCTGAAATCGGAAGGCGATGCTCCGGCGTTCTTTTTGAAGAAGTTGGAGAAATAGGGTACATCTTCAAAACCCAGCTCAAAGGTGATGTGTTTAATCGATTTGTCGGTGTAACGCAAAAGTCGTTTAGCCTCCACCGTAATCCTTTCCTGGATGATCTGGGAAGGAGTCTTCTGATTGTAGATGGCAAAAAGATTAGACAGGGTTTTGGGCGATTTGCAAAGCTGCCCGGCATAAAAGCTAACGGAGTGTTCTGTCTTGAAATTGGCTTCAACAAGGAGGTTGAATTTTCGGATAATATGAAACCTTTCATCCTGCAGCTTTTTGGTGGGCGTATATCCCAGCTTTGCCAGCTGCGTTACATAGATAATCAGTCGTTTTAACAATACCAGCAGCATTTCGCTCTGGATATGGTCTGAAGTCCTGAATTCCTCCGTGAAAACATCGGATAGGAGCTGTAGTTTTTGTCGGGCCTGATCACCCAGCTTTATGAACAAATGATCGGTACTACTAAAGAGGAAACCAACACAGCTCACTTCACTATCGTGATCGATAATACAATAAAATTCCCGGTTAAACTGCCAGGCAACGATGTCTGCTGAATTTTCAAAACTGAATGTCTGGTTAAACAAAAGAGTCAGGAGGGTATTGGCCGGGAATTCATAGTCAGTTCCATCAATGGTAACAGTCTGGCTTTCTCCCGGGTTCCACGCAATCGTAAAATACTTATTGAACCGGTCTCTGGTAAAAAATAATCTGTCAAAACCTGCTTCTTCCTTAAAAAGCAACAGTTCCCCACCGGTGTTCTCCTCCCTTAGTGTAAGCCTCATTGTTAGTTAGATGAATGATTAGCAAAATATGGTGCCCCGTTTCGTCTTTAAAGTACGAAAGATCAATCGAAGACCAAAATTTTAGTTTCCCCTTATAACACAGGCCCCATTTGCCGCTAGTAGCAAATGGGGCCTGTGTTATAAGCTGGAATATATGTTGTTAAAGGGATGCTTCCTGTGCTGCTTCAACAATAACAGCAGCTACTTTTTGTGGTTGTGAAATATAAACAGCATGGCTGCCTTTGATCTCTGTCACTCTGGTGTTGGAGCGTTTGTACATATTACGCTGGATATCCGGATGGATACTTTTGTCGTCTGTAGCAACGATGCCATAAGTGGGTTTGTTTCTCCAGGCGGCATCGGTGATCGGGGTAACAAAACATTCGGCATAAAATGCGCCTTGTGAAGCATACATGAAGGCGGCATCTTCTTCACTCAGATCTGCACAGAAACCGGCATGGTACCTGGCTTTATCATAATAAACAATTCCTTTTTCATTTGGAGGAAGTACCCCATTTTCAGGAGCTGGCTGCATGCTCTGAAACCACTGCAATGCAGACTCATTATTATCTGGCTGGAAGGCTGCGATATAAACAAGTCCTGCCACATTGGGATGGTTGCCCGCCTGCGTAATAACAGCGCCGCCCCAGGAGTGCCCGGCGAGGATGGCAGGGCCATCCTGGGCGTCCAGTGCAACCCTGGTCGCAGTCACATCGTCTGCCAGAGAAGTTAGTGGATTTTGTACGATAGTAACGGTATATCCTTGTTGGGTAAGGGATTGATAGAGACTTTTGTAACCGGAGCCATCAGCGAATGCGCCGTGTACTAAAACGATGTTTTTTACTGCTGGGAGGTTTGCCTGATTTTTCATTTTGTTAGATTTTGAAGGTTTTTGTTTGGATTGACGATACAAAGATGGTTCGAAAAACCGGCATGGGCAGTGAGTGAATTACCCGATAAGTTGTGATTATTTCCCTTTGGGGGAAATCGCAGGTCAATATGACCTGCTTTTAATATCATCGGTGGCTGAAGACTTCTTTAACTGATTACTTTTATAACTTTTGCTGCCAAACCGGTAATTGAACCCTAAAAGAACATTCCGGCTATCCCAATTGTTGCTGGATTTATAGCTGATAAGTGCATATTGGGCATCAGACTTTGAAATATTCGTAAAAAAAATATCGCTTACGGAAAGAGAAAGCTGTCCCATTCCCTTCAATACATTTTTGAAGATGCTTACATCCACAAAGTAAAACTCGCCTGTTTTGGAGGCGCTATAATAAGTAGGAGAATTATAGTAAGCATAAAGCTCGCATTTCACGCTTTTGGAAAGGGTGAAGGTGTTTGATGTATTAACGCTGAAGTTTGTGTTGTCTAAGCTGGTTGATTGTTGATTGGAGACGAAGTTAAGGTGCCTTTGCATGATTCTGAAGCCGGTGTTGGTGTACCACCATTGGGTAATGTTGGCAAAATAATTTGGATTCAGAATAGCACTTTTAAAGTCTCCGTTATTAGCAATCAATCCTCTGGTAACATTGTTGATGGTGTCCAGTTCTGCATATTCCAGCATGTTGTTTTTGTACCAGGTATAACTGGCTACTACCTGAAATTTATTTTTGAAGGTCCAGGAAAACCTGGTGGCATTTTGGAAATAAGGCTGTAAGCCGGGATTACCGGTATAATAGTAGAAAGGACTCATGTAATATTTGAAATTTGTCAATCTGGAAAAACGAGGTCTTTCAATACTTCTTTTATAA is part of the Chitinophaga flava genome and encodes:
- the ppsA gene encoding phosphoenolpyruvate synthase, coding for MSSYILGFQEVDKTKLAMVGGKGANLGELSRIEEVQVPDGFCISTEAFRRIMEETPSIYELLDRLSLLKTEDREKIAELSRELRSVIEGVTIPEDISEEISHHLFRLGEKNAYAVRSSATVEDLPAASFAGQQDTYLNIIGKAAILQHVSRCWASLFTERAVTYRLQQGFDHRKVYLSVLIQKMVFPQAAGILFTADPVTSSRKVVSIDAGFGLGEALVSGLVNADSYKVSNGKIIDKKISTKKLAIYAVKEGGTRQQALEPEWQNSQVLTDEQILQLERIGRKIEAHFGHPQDIEWCWADDTCYIVQSRPITTLYPIPETNDAENHVYVSVGHQQMMTDPIKPLGLSFFLLFTPARMRTAGGRLFVDVAPNLSTPAGREYLLNTIGQSDPLIKDALLIIMEREDFIKENEEPDAKSHPPRLDLQATIENDPAIVADLIKCCETSLEGLKQNIQGKSGPGLFDFIREDLQQLRKTMFDAGSIRVIIAAINASAWINERMNAWLGEKNVADKLSQSVPNNITSEMGLALMDVADVIRPYREVTDYLQHVKDENFLDGLIQFEGGQEIRDTLYAYLNKYGMRCAGEIDFTKPRWSEKPATLISMILSNIRNFEPGAGKRKFEQGLEEAFSKEQSLLERLKLLPDGEQKADETKRKIDLIRNFSGYREYPKYSIVNHYFVYKQALLKEAEQLVQAGTIQEKEDVYYLTFEEFQEVVRTNKLDYQIISKRKEEYKWYEKLTPPRVITSDGEIITGKYKRENIPAEAIAGLPVSSGIIEGRARVILNMEDAELEEGDILVTAFTDPSWTPLFVAIKGLVTEVGGLMTHGAVIAREYGLAAVVGVENATRLIKDGQRIRVNGTGGYVEIL
- a CDS encoding MarR family winged helix-turn-helix transcriptional regulator produces the protein MDKDLLKKIRKLSQLHAYTSIQMHEAIGRKAGLTGTDHKYLGFLIQKGQMTAGELAALTGLTTGAVTGLIDRLEKKNLVKRQFAENDRRKVIIEPNTDNINALLVPLYKEFRNKSEKLIASFSNKDVKVLETYFSKAIEIMNETTDKLKI
- a CDS encoding helix-turn-helix domain-containing protein, with amino-acid sequence MRLTLREENTGGELLLFKEEAGFDRLFFTRDRFNKYFTIAWNPGESQTVTIDGTDYEFPANTLLTLLFNQTFSFENSADIVAWQFNREFYCIIDHDSEVSCVGFLFSSTDHLFIKLGDQARQKLQLLSDVFTEEFRTSDHIQSEMLLVLLKRLIIYVTQLAKLGYTPTKKLQDERFHIIRKFNLLVEANFKTEHSVSFYAGQLCKSPKTLSNLFAIYNQKTPSQIIQERITVEAKRLLRYTDKSIKHITFELGFEDVPYFSNFFKKNAGASPSDFRNAAVISNEGK
- a CDS encoding alpha/beta hydrolase, which encodes MKKQSLLSTLKAGIIALFTLAGTTTATTAQTVKNVVLVHGAFADGSGYKGVYEALTKQGFHVTVVQNPLTSLEDDVTATKLALDAQDGPAILAGHSWGGVVITQAGNHPKVAGLVYIAAFQPDNNESAIQWFQTAKPAPENGVLPPDEKGIVYYDKTKFHAGFCADLSKEEAAFMYASQGAFYGKCFATPVTAAAWRNKPTYGIIATEDKSINPDIQRNMYKRSNTKVTEIKGSHAVYVSQPQKVAAVIMQAAKEVSGK
- a CDS encoding FAD-dependent monooxygenase; translated protein: MKVTLENTESAQNHAIYDVIISGAGPVGLFLACELALAQCSVLVLEKAEHPHSPLKQLPFGMRGLSAPTVEAFYRRGLLDQLEIPKRVKNPHSSPTTAQGLPLRRQAGHFAGIPFHFDNIDTSQWKYRLPGSTDTSLLSEMEELESVLTHRAEALGVHIRRGFAITGFHQNEDGVTVQAGDGAFKGQWLVGCDGSRSVVRKMGGFEFAGTEPEFTGYSTLMDIADPEKLGHGRNLTATGMYLQSQPGYVIIQDFDGGAFHNTEKPVTLEHVQEVLRRISNTDVTIKALHVATTWTDRARQATAYRNGHVLLAGDAAHIHSPLGGQGLNLGLGDAMNLGWKLAATIQKKAPAGLLDSYHTERHPIGVQVLDWSRAQVAIMKPEPPARALNAIVRDLMNTRDGATYIAGRVWGIFTHYHLGGDHPLTGHSVPNFAFEDGTTLGELMHDGRGILLDFDRNVSLKTLANEYGDRIRYISGSVKDRLGISALLVRPDGIVAWASDNNPDYSELQKAAARWF
- a CDS encoding alpha/beta hydrolase, yielding MKNQANLPAVKNIVLVHGAFADGSGYKSLYQSLTQQGYTVTIVQNPLTSLADDVTATRVALDAQDGPAILAGHSWGGAVITQAGNHPNVAGLVYIAAFQPDNNESALQWFQSMQPAPENGVLPPNEKGIVYYDKARYHAGFCADLSEEDAAFMYASQGAFYAECFVTPITDAAWRNKPTYGIVATDDKSIHPDIQRNMYKRSNTRVTEIKGSHAVYISQPQKVAAVIVEAAQEASL